The following are encoded in a window of Salinigranum halophilum genomic DNA:
- a CDS encoding DUF7321 family protein — MASETTYATIAALLVTTSLPFYLYGAKIMIDAETVTWNVLVHHLKFIVPGLVLNTIPVVTWMMPRLLQQLNGLSALHAILGLQAYAMLVFALTGIVRIFQAKHQANLYRDPDPDVDLDELHENMGAWRGRLRVGVFGYVLFWFGAWLLGLYRFATGYVFGPGL, encoded by the coding sequence ATGGCAAGCGAGACGACGTACGCCACGATCGCCGCGCTCCTCGTCACGACGAGCCTGCCCTTTTACCTCTACGGGGCGAAGATCATGATCGACGCCGAGACGGTGACGTGGAACGTCCTCGTCCACCATCTGAAGTTTATCGTCCCCGGCCTGGTGCTCAACACCATTCCGGTCGTGACGTGGATGATGCCCCGACTGCTCCAGCAGTTGAACGGCCTCTCCGCGCTGCACGCCATCCTCGGCCTACAGGCGTACGCGATGCTCGTCTTCGCGCTCACTGGCATCGTCCGCATCTTCCAGGCCAAACACCAGGCGAACCTCTACCGCGACCCCGACCCCGACGTCGACCTGGACGAACTCCACGAGAACATGGGGGCGTGGCGCGGCAGACTGCGAGTCGGCGTCTTCGGCTACGTGCTGTTCTGGTTCGGCGCGTGGCTGCTGGGCCTGTACCGGTTCGCGACGGGGTACGTGTTCGGGCCGGGGCTCTGA
- a CDS encoding cysteine hydrolase family protein, protein MTDAVLVLDMLNDFVTGEIAAERAERIIPTLRDDLLPAAREHGVRVVYVNDAHRPEDFELKIWGEHAMQGTDGAAVIPELTPAPEDDVFEKRFYDAFYETGLDQHLRSLGVDRVVITGLHTNMCVRHTAASAFFNGYDVAVPEDCADAFTEAEHEQGLEYLEYVYHAERTSAAALVDGWTDGDTVS, encoded by the coding sequence ATGACGGATGCAGTCCTCGTCCTCGACATGTTGAACGACTTCGTGACCGGCGAAATCGCCGCCGAGCGCGCCGAGCGCATCATCCCCACACTGCGTGACGACCTCCTCCCCGCCGCCCGCGAACACGGCGTGCGGGTCGTCTACGTCAACGACGCCCACCGGCCGGAGGACTTCGAGTTGAAGATCTGGGGCGAACACGCGATGCAGGGGACCGACGGGGCCGCCGTGATTCCCGAACTGACCCCGGCTCCCGAAGACGACGTGTTCGAGAAGCGGTTCTACGACGCCTTCTACGAGACCGGGCTCGACCAGCACCTCCGGAGTCTCGGGGTCGACCGCGTCGTCATCACGGGCCTGCACACGAACATGTGTGTCCGACACACCGCGGCCAGCGCGTTCTTCAACGGCTACGACGTCGCCGTTCCCGAGGACTGTGCGGACGCCTTCACCGAAGCGGAGCACGAACAGGGACTGGAGTATCTCGAGTACGTCTACCACGCCGAACGGACCAGCGCCGCAGCGCTCGTCGACGGGTGGACAGACGGCGACACCGTGAGCTAA
- a CDS encoding DUF7319 domain-containing protein, whose protein sequence is MTDASDEQVGEEPPGATATPDDVAPDGDTDDAAAATTEPEPSSGTEEDTDADADAELEALRREVEAKYDFDNFGPKDMAQMTVDEWEAAFDPDSWIVGPELLDRVEKELYNRIAMREVFAIVERYTAEGEPRLVAYSDEGYAIVYADGSVEGEGTVLRDVTPTVALCSMDDFEVADPPENVSLPSPDEVPEGSGEFGNLMLQVVAFVQVLGGLALLGAWVATDLNTIVAPVAALFFLLIGFFLFFVVANARLSDRFRSEEYRNRLRAVGIEDGQRPDFLPPLDEDAERPGVEGAATGALDAAETTTDPGNEDPGEAGAQGV, encoded by the coding sequence ATGACCGACGCCTCGGACGAGCAGGTGGGTGAGGAGCCTCCCGGAGCCACGGCGACGCCGGACGACGTGGCTCCGGACGGCGACACCGACGACGCGGCCGCGGCTACGACCGAGCCCGAGCCTTCCAGCGGGACCGAGGAGGACACGGACGCCGACGCGGACGCGGAACTCGAAGCCCTCAGGCGCGAGGTCGAAGCGAAGTACGACTTCGACAACTTCGGCCCGAAGGACATGGCGCAGATGACGGTCGACGAGTGGGAGGCCGCGTTCGACCCCGACTCGTGGATCGTCGGTCCAGAGCTCCTCGACCGGGTCGAAAAGGAGCTGTACAACCGCATCGCCATGCGGGAGGTGTTCGCCATCGTCGAGCGGTACACCGCCGAGGGCGAGCCGCGGCTCGTCGCCTACTCGGACGAGGGGTACGCCATCGTCTACGCGGACGGGAGCGTCGAGGGGGAGGGGACGGTCCTCCGCGACGTCACGCCGACCGTCGCGCTCTGTTCGATGGACGATTTCGAGGTCGCCGACCCGCCCGAAAACGTGAGTCTGCCCTCTCCCGACGAGGTCCCGGAGGGGTCCGGCGAGTTCGGCAACCTGATGCTGCAGGTCGTCGCGTTCGTCCAGGTCCTCGGCGGACTGGCGCTCCTCGGGGCGTGGGTCGCGACCGACCTGAACACCATCGTCGCGCCCGTCGCCGCGCTGTTCTTCTTACTTATCGGCTTCTTCCTCTTCTTCGTCGTCGCCAACGCCCGGCTCTCCGACCGGTTCCGCTCGGAAGAGTACCGCAACCGGCTCCGGGCGGTCGGCATCGAGGACGGCCAGCGACCGGACTTCCTCCCGCCGCTCGACGAGGACGCGGAGCGCCCGGGAGTCGAGGGGGCCGCCACGGGCGCGCTCGACGCGGCCGAGACGACGACCGACCCCGGGAACGAAGACCCCGGAGAGGCGGGCGCACAGGGCGTCTGA
- a CDS encoding halocyanin domain-containing protein, with protein sequence MNRRDFLRTAGGASVAATAAAGTAAAQEEGGGGNVQPDWGGYLDGIDGGYQDLRGTSEVTVEVGASGNGGALAFAPAGIWIDPGTTVIWEWTGEGGGHNVVASEGPASLDSGAPVAEAGTTFEHTFSEEEAGITKYYCSPHEALGMLGAVAVGGDVPTVSVGGGGGEKELEELGVAIQAHWVGSATILGIIVTIIYTFYILKYGESPNTGNTGGGE encoded by the coding sequence ATGAACAGGCGGGACTTTCTCCGGACGGCCGGGGGTGCGTCCGTCGCCGCGACAGCCGCTGCGGGCACCGCCGCCGCACAGGAAGAAGGTGGTGGTGGCAACGTCCAGCCCGACTGGGGTGGATATCTCGACGGCATCGACGGTGGCTACCAGGACCTCCGCGGCACCAGCGAAGTGACCGTGGAGGTCGGTGCCAGCGGTAACGGCGGCGCACTCGCGTTCGCACCGGCAGGAATCTGGATCGACCCTGGAACGACCGTGATCTGGGAGTGGACCGGCGAGGGCGGTGGCCACAACGTCGTCGCCAGCGAGGGACCGGCGTCGCTCGACAGCGGCGCGCCCGTGGCCGAGGCCGGGACGACCTTCGAACACACCTTCTCCGAGGAGGAGGCCGGTATCACGAAGTACTACTGCTCCCCGCACGAGGCGCTCGGGATGCTCGGTGCCGTCGCCGTCGGTGGCGATGTTCCGACGGTTTCGGTCGGCGGTGGCGGTGGCGAGAAGGAACTCGAGGAACTCGGCGTCGCGATTCAGGCCCACTGGGTCGGCTCGGCGACCATCCTCGGCATCATCGTCACCATCATCTACACCTTCTACATCCTGAAGTACGGCGAGTCGCCGAACACGGGCAACACGGGGGGTGGTGAGTGA
- a CDS encoding DUF7318 family protein, giving the protein MSSSGSTYGDIHRYESARESTSAAIGIVLLTVIEVVFVFLFTYGLVSGWGLTDLGNMFLGGVLAVIFVDLAFILALYRKEFLPDVMIVKKRRRKWEDLYIREEDVDGETLGDGAWDTVKRAVYPYYKR; this is encoded by the coding sequence ATGTCCTCGTCAGGCAGTACGTACGGTGACATCCACCGCTACGAGTCGGCGCGGGAGTCGACCTCCGCCGCCATCGGCATCGTCCTCCTCACGGTCATCGAGGTGGTGTTCGTGTTCCTCTTCACGTACGGACTGGTCTCCGGGTGGGGCCTGACCGACTTGGGGAACATGTTCCTCGGCGGCGTCCTCGCCGTCATCTTCGTCGACCTGGCGTTCATCCTCGCGCTCTACCGCAAGGAGTTCCTCCCGGACGTGATGATCGTCAAGAAGCGTCGGCGCAAGTGGGAGGACCTCTACATCCGTGAGGAAGACGTCGACGGTGAGACCCTCGGCGACGGTGCCTGGGACACGGTGAAGCGCGCGGTCTACCCATACTACAAGCGATAA
- a CDS encoding cytochrome b, with product MSLEKKDEYDHKAWLKSKEDLTKVEQFFLLGLIYVDKRLRVVDYLELMETLYYRVNLQMPKSHTEQYNLDNKFWYWYPLYTLGLFSTLAYVVAAISGALLGFYYSPATTGDPSTAYNSIAFIMRDLQFGFMLRSIHRWSAQVMVAAVFLHMLRVYFTGAYKEPRELNWILGIVLISLTMVFGYTGYLLPWDQLAFWAGQIGVEMSLSIPLAGEWVAQLLFGGFTLSQATLQRMYILHVFLLPFVVTTLIAIHIGIVWVQGIAEPH from the coding sequence ATGAGTCTAGAAAAGAAAGACGAGTACGACCACAAAGCCTGGTTGAAGTCCAAGGAGGACCTCACGAAGGTCGAGCAGTTCTTCCTGCTCGGGCTCATCTACGTCGACAAGCGGCTTCGCGTCGTCGACTACCTGGAGCTGATGGAGACCCTCTACTACCGGGTCAACCTCCAGATGCCGAAGAGCCACACCGAACAGTACAACCTCGACAACAAGTTCTGGTACTGGTACCCGCTGTACACGCTGGGACTGTTCTCGACGCTCGCGTACGTCGTCGCGGCCATCTCGGGTGCCCTGCTGGGCTTCTACTACAGCCCCGCCACCACGGGCGACCCCTCGACCGCGTACAACAGCATCGCGTTCATCATGCGTGACCTGCAGTTCGGGTTCATGCTCCGCTCCATCCACCGGTGGTCCGCACAGGTGATGGTCGCGGCCGTGTTCCTCCACATGCTCCGCGTGTACTTCACCGGGGCGTACAAGGAACCGCGTGAACTCAACTGGATCCTCGGCATCGTCCTCATCAGCCTGACGATGGTGTTCGGGTACACCGGCTACCTGCTCCCGTGGGACCAGCTGGCGTTCTGGGCCGGCCAGATCGGCGTCGAGATGTCGCTGTCGATACCGCTCGCCGGTGAGTGGGTCGCCCAGCTCCTGTTCGGCGGCTTCACGCTGAGCCAGGCCACGCTCCAGCGCATGTACATCCTCCACGTGTTCCTGTTACCCTTCGTGGTGACGACCCTCATCGCCATCCACATCGGCATCGTCTGGGTGCAGGGCATCGCGGAGCCACACTAA
- a CDS encoding cytochrome b family protein: MSNEDTDPENENAQEAMTDGSGSLAVPPDDETPSWGERKARKTGLSRLTYEYFERARREDQDLRQESTYVERDVLGFPTWPHEVIRNLSIASFFVGMILFLSATMPPHIGAPANPSSTPAIILPDWYLYWSFGLLKLNPLNPELAILGGQKIMADRTYGVLANMVVVGFVAIVPFLNKGSARRPVEQPFWAAVGVLGIVFAFTISILAVQNLVPMNLNLLFDLTFLLPIVAGVVTYAVLKTMREGYMYDLNRRYYRLRPPK; the protein is encoded by the coding sequence ATGAGCAACGAAGACACCGACCCCGAGAACGAGAACGCACAGGAAGCGATGACCGACGGCTCGGGCAGTCTCGCCGTCCCGCCGGACGACGAGACGCCCTCGTGGGGCGAGCGCAAGGCCCGCAAGACGGGTCTCTCTCGGCTCACCTACGAGTACTTCGAGCGTGCTCGCCGCGAGGACCAGGACCTCCGCCAGGAGTCGACGTACGTCGAACGCGACGTGCTCGGCTTCCCGACGTGGCCCCACGAGGTCATCCGAAACCTCTCTATCGCCTCGTTCTTCGTCGGGATGATCCTGTTCCTCTCGGCGACGATGCCGCCACACATCGGTGCGCCGGCCAACCCGTCGTCGACCCCGGCAATCATCCTCCCCGACTGGTACCTCTACTGGTCGTTCGGGCTGCTCAAGCTGAACCCGCTGAACCCCGAACTCGCCATCCTCGGCGGGCAGAAGATCATGGCCGACCGCACGTACGGCGTCCTCGCGAACATGGTCGTCGTCGGCTTCGTCGCCATCGTCCCCTTCCTGAACAAGGGGTCGGCGCGACGGCCCGTCGAGCAGCCGTTCTGGGCCGCCGTGGGCGTGCTCGGCATCGTGTTCGCCTTCACCATCTCGATCCTGGCCGTACAGAACCTCGTGCCGATGAACCTCAACCTGCTGTTCGACCTGACGTTCCTCCTGCCCATCGTCGCCGGCGTCGTCACCTACGCCGTGTTGAAGACGATGCGTGAGGGGTACATGTACGACCTCAACCGTCGGTACTACCGACTCCGCCCGCCGAAGTAA
- a CDS encoding DUF7315 family membrane protein translates to MTTDTDTTHASSDTTTTTASARSATSTSESGTSRRGRRDVEVPMRLYKTVTVFSTLIAVVTVVAGFFLLDAATLQVSFLRAIIIAILGAVGLSVPTGVLSTVLAVVGLLVIAFGAGVYTVSTRFRAEGMGKSQEDAGEGENNG, encoded by the coding sequence ATGACGACAGACACAGACACCACACACGCGTCCAGTGACACGACCACGACGACCGCGTCGGCCCGGTCCGCCACGTCCACGTCCGAGTCGGGGACCAGTCGCCGCGGCCGCCGCGACGTCGAGGTGCCGATGCGGCTGTACAAGACCGTCACGGTGTTCTCGACGCTCATCGCCGTCGTCACTGTCGTCGCGGGCTTCTTCCTCCTCGACGCCGCGACGCTTCAGGTGAGCTTTCTCAGAGCCATCATCATCGCGATACTCGGTGCGGTGGGGCTGTCGGTCCCGACAGGCGTGTTGAGCACCGTCCTCGCCGTGGTCGGCCTGCTCGTCATCGCCTTCGGAGCCGGTGTCTACACGGTGTCGACCCGCTTCCGCGCGGAAGGGATGGGAAAGTCTCAAGAGGACGCCGGCGAAGGTGAAAACAATGGCTGA
- a CDS encoding DUF7314 family protein — MADEFIKGLGIFTGGGLAWLTLASWYRTPGFESTRQLIAPVTVSGDNIFNALGIVLMDVFLWFTLIGTLAFWVLIPAARELRKAVENRRAE; from the coding sequence ATGGCTGACGAATTCATCAAAGGGCTCGGCATCTTCACCGGTGGTGGACTCGCCTGGCTGACCCTCGCGAGCTGGTATCGGACCCCCGGCTTCGAGAGCACCCGGCAGCTCATCGCACCGGTGACCGTCTCCGGGGACAACATCTTCAACGCGCTCGGCATCGTGCTGATGGACGTCTTCCTCTGGTTCACCCTCATCGGCACGCTGGCGTTCTGGGTCCTCATCCCCGCCGCTCGCGAGCTTCGGAAGGCGGTCGAGAACCGCCGCGCCGAGTAG
- a CDS encoding DUF7313 family protein, with product MQPLQFLVPLDPLVAAESVVPFVVLALLLANMVTRLVAHSKHVEQAKASDDAELSRWMPHSITTVLLILASFAFLIVAPHGGMVMAVLVLGVFLADFFEFESRKVEARNEMTMERPKAAVTASLVALLYAGYQTLFFIVEPIWTSIV from the coding sequence ATGCAACCGCTTCAGTTCCTCGTCCCGCTCGACCCGCTGGTCGCGGCGGAGTCGGTGGTCCCGTTCGTCGTGCTCGCGCTGCTACTGGCGAACATGGTGACGCGTCTCGTCGCACACAGCAAACACGTCGAGCAGGCGAAAGCCAGCGACGACGCCGAGCTCTCGCGGTGGATGCCACACTCGATCACGACGGTGCTTCTCATCCTGGCGTCGTTCGCCTTCCTCATCGTCGCACCGCACGGCGGCATGGTCATGGCCGTCCTCGTGCTCGGGGTGTTCCTCGCGGACTTCTTCGAGTTCGAGTCGCGCAAGGTCGAAGCCCGAAACGAGATGACGATGGAACGGCCAAAGGCGGCGGTCACGGCGTCCCTCGTCGCGCTGCTGTACGCCGGTTACCAGACCCTCTTCTTCATCGTCGAGCCCATCTGGACGTCTATCGTCTGA
- a CDS encoding NAD(+)/NADH kinase: MSVTVAVRGTETGDSFEEVLHDSGVVLADRETAADLVLAVGDVALCSLADDPAPVPALPVATSVGRHGVAREAVGDVLGGLAPAALDGRVVPHPVLSADVAGDEARGLLDVALVTSEPAHISEYTVADASGVLGSFRADGVVVATPAGSAGYSHATGGPLLAADTGLAVVPVSPYTTKPRTWVVDDPVTLDVERDESPVSLVVDGRARRQVTVDEPVRLTVDRTVDLLRPPLPADGARRLEKL; encoded by the coding sequence ATGTCGGTGACGGTCGCCGTTCGCGGCACGGAGACCGGCGACTCGTTCGAGGAGGTGCTCCACGACAGCGGCGTCGTGCTGGCCGACCGCGAGACGGCGGCCGACCTCGTGCTCGCTGTCGGCGACGTCGCACTCTGCTCGCTGGCCGACGACCCGGCTCCGGTGCCGGCGCTCCCCGTCGCGACGAGCGTCGGCCGGCACGGCGTCGCGCGTGAGGCGGTCGGCGACGTCCTCGGCGGCCTCGCCCCGGCCGCGCTCGACGGGCGGGTCGTCCCCCACCCGGTCCTGTCCGCCGACGTCGCGGGTGACGAGGCGCGAGGGCTCTTGGATGTGGCGCTCGTGACGAGCGAACCCGCCCACATCTCCGAGTACACCGTCGCGGACGCGTCGGGGGTGCTGGGGTCGTTCCGAGCCGACGGCGTCGTCGTCGCCACACCTGCTGGGAGCGCGGGCTACAGCCACGCGACCGGCGGCCCGCTCCTCGCGGCCGACACGGGCCTCGCCGTCGTGCCCGTGTCGCCGTACACGACGAAACCGCGCACCTGGGTGGTCGACGACCCCGTCACGCTCGACGTCGAACGCGACGAGTCACCCGTCTCGCTCGTCGTCGACGGACGCGCGAGACGGCAGGTGACCGTCGACGAACCGGTTCGGCTCACTGTCGACCGGACGGTCGACCTGCTCCGCCCGCCACTGCCCGCCGATGGTGCGCGTCGATTGGAAAAACTCTAA
- a CDS encoding M28 family peptidase has protein sequence MTEWIGDTFTSDVGWSHLERLVDIGDRMAGSKGEHRALEATREALADVGARDARVDSFPVQGWVRGDSAVVAGDRTLPSIALPRSPSASATGRLVDLGDGLPADFDRDLSGDVVLVSSTVPDHVDRFIHRREKYYRAVEAGAAAFVFRNHVPGQLPPTGSVGTEDAPIGDIPAVGVSKEVGAQLARRDADTAVTVRVDCEVPEAESGNVHADVGPDTDAAVYLTSHVDAHDIAEGALDNGAGTAMVVEVARVLTERADDLDTRVHLACFGSEEVGLVGSGHDAATADDVRAVCNLDGVCAGRTLKAHVGGFDGVGEAFERVGRRYDHPVTVVPEHLPHSDHWPFVARGLPGCMVSAETGDRGRGWGHTEADTLDKLEARTFREQAVLLAEVVVELARADADLEALPGEQVAAALERQGEAEGMRLTGDWPF, from the coding sequence ATGACCGAGTGGATCGGCGACACGTTCACGAGCGACGTCGGATGGTCACACCTCGAACGACTGGTCGACATCGGCGACCGGATGGCCGGCTCGAAGGGGGAACACAGGGCGCTGGAAGCGACACGCGAGGCGCTCGCGGACGTCGGCGCGCGCGACGCGCGGGTCGACTCGTTCCCGGTTCAAGGCTGGGTCCGCGGCGACAGCGCGGTCGTCGCTGGCGACCGCACACTCCCCTCGATTGCCCTGCCGCGAAGCCCGAGCGCGAGCGCCACGGGGCGGCTCGTCGACCTGGGCGACGGCCTCCCCGCGGACTTCGACCGGGACCTCTCGGGCGACGTCGTCCTCGTCTCCTCGACCGTCCCCGACCACGTCGACCGGTTCATCCACCGCCGCGAGAAGTACTACCGGGCGGTCGAGGCCGGGGCCGCGGCGTTCGTCTTCCGCAACCACGTCCCGGGCCAACTCCCGCCGACGGGGAGCGTCGGCACGGAAGACGCACCCATCGGCGACATCCCCGCGGTGGGCGTCTCGAAGGAGGTCGGCGCGCAGTTGGCCCGCCGGGACGCGGACACCGCGGTGACCGTCCGGGTCGACTGTGAGGTGCCCGAGGCCGAGAGCGGAAACGTCCACGCCGACGTCGGTCCCGACACCGACGCTGCCGTCTACCTGACGAGTCACGTCGATGCCCACGACATCGCCGAAGGTGCGCTGGACAACGGTGCCGGGACGGCGATGGTGGTCGAAGTCGCCCGCGTCCTCACAGAGCGGGCGGACGACCTCGACACCCGCGTGCATCTGGCGTGTTTCGGCAGCGAGGAGGTCGGGCTCGTCGGGTCCGGTCACGACGCGGCGACGGCCGACGACGTCCGCGCGGTCTGCAACCTCGACGGCGTGTGCGCGGGTCGCACGCTCAAGGCGCACGTAGGCGGGTTCGACGGGGTCGGGGAGGCCTTCGAGCGCGTCGGCCGACGGTACGACCACCCCGTGACCGTGGTCCCCGAACACCTCCCGCACTCGGACCACTGGCCGTTCGTCGCCCGCGGGCTGCCGGGATGTATGGTCTCCGCCGAGACCGGCGACCGGGGGCGTGGGTGGGGCCACACCGAGGCGGACACGCTCGACAAACTCGAAGCGCGCACGTTCCGCGAACAGGCGGTCCTCCTCGCCGAGGTCGTCGTCGAACTCGCGCGCGCGGACGCCGACCTCGAAGCACTCCCCGGCGAACAGGTCGCGGCGGCACTCGAGAGACAGGGCGAAGCCGAGGGGATGCGCCTGACCGGCGACTGGCCGTTCTGA
- a CDS encoding thiolase C-terminal domain-containing protein encodes MTNVRIAGATLTHFGSHPTRTGRDLFAEAALGARQQADVPRDDVDEVTYGNFMGELSERQGHQGPIMAEAAGLNCPATRYEDACASAGVAVRAGISAIRSGRADVVLAGGMERMTNQETENTTEFLAIAADELYEVRAGMTFPGAYALMQRAYMNEFGGEREDFAHVAVKNHDHALPNEYAQYRSAITVDDHLDAPMISDPVGLYDSCPITDGAAAVILVSEEYAEANGLDAPVAITGTGQGGDNIALQDREHLNRTPATARAAEEAYADAGISTDDVAAVEVHDCFTIAEVLALEGLGFYEPGEAVSAARDGETTKHGSLPVNLSGGLKAKGHPVGATGASQVVEMFRLLTGTHPNSEYVDGRVGVTHNAGGTVASAVVHVLEEVDV; translated from the coding sequence ATGACAAACGTTCGCATCGCGGGAGCAACACTGACTCACTTCGGGAGTCACCCCACCCGGACGGGACGGGACCTGTTCGCCGAGGCCGCCCTGGGCGCCCGTCAACAGGCCGACGTCCCGCGGGACGACGTCGACGAAGTCACCTACGGGAACTTCATGGGCGAACTCTCCGAGCGCCAGGGCCATCAAGGCCCCATCATGGCCGAGGCGGCGGGGCTGAACTGTCCCGCGACCCGGTACGAGGACGCCTGCGCCTCCGCCGGTGTCGCGGTACGGGCGGGCATCTCCGCCATCCGGTCCGGCCGTGCCGACGTCGTCCTCGCCGGCGGGATGGAGCGGATGACGAACCAGGAGACGGAGAACACGACCGAGTTCCTCGCCATCGCCGCCGACGAGCTGTACGAGGTCCGCGCCGGCATGACGTTCCCGGGCGCCTACGCCCTGATGCAGCGCGCCTACATGAACGAGTTCGGCGGTGAGCGGGAGGACTTCGCCCACGTCGCGGTCAAGAACCACGACCACGCCCTCCCGAACGAGTACGCCCAGTACCGGAGCGCCATCACCGTCGACGACCACCTCGACGCGCCGATGATCTCCGACCCCGTCGGACTGTACGACTCCTGTCCCATCACCGACGGAGCCGCGGCCGTGATTCTCGTCTCGGAGGAGTACGCCGAGGCCAACGGGTTGGACGCTCCGGTCGCCATCACGGGGACCGGTCAGGGCGGGGACAACATCGCGCTCCAGGACCGCGAACACCTCAACCGGACGCCCGCGACGGCGCGCGCCGCCGAGGAGGCGTACGCCGACGCCGGTATCTCCACGGACGACGTGGCCGCGGTCGAGGTTCACGACTGCTTCACCATCGCCGAGGTACTCGCGCTCGAAGGGCTCGGCTTCTACGAGCCCGGGGAGGCGGTCTCGGCCGCCCGCGACGGCGAGACGACGAAGCACGGGTCGCTCCCGGTGAACCTCTCGGGCGGGTTGAAGGCGAAGGGGCACCCCGTCGGCGCGACGGGCGCCTCGCAGGTCGTCGAGATGTTCCGCCTCCTCACGGGGACGCACCCCAACAGCGAGTACGTCGACGGGCGCGTCGGCGTGACACACAACGCGGGTGGCACCGTCGCGAGCGCGGTCGTCCACGTCCTAGAGGAGGTGGACGTATGA
- a CDS encoding Zn-ribbon domain-containing OB-fold protein, with the protein MKSKARDDGYDDLLDAVEEGEPYYLACANGHGSLPPRRTCPHCGGVDLSEEPLPESGTVETFTTTQVAAPSFSSKAPYTTAVVDFGPVRVTGIVRADAEDIEVGMRVGLAVGRNTMTGNRMLTFHPR; encoded by the coding sequence ATGAAATCGAAAGCCCGCGACGATGGCTACGACGACCTCCTCGACGCCGTCGAGGAGGGTGAGCCGTACTACCTCGCGTGTGCGAACGGTCACGGCTCGCTCCCCCCGCGACGGACGTGCCCACACTGTGGTGGGGTCGACCTGTCGGAGGAACCGCTCCCCGAGTCGGGGACCGTCGAGACGTTCACCACGACCCAGGTCGCCGCGCCATCGTTCTCGTCGAAGGCGCCGTACACGACCGCCGTCGTCGACTTCGGCCCGGTCCGCGTGACGGGCATCGTCCGCGCCGACGCCGAGGACATCGAGGTCGGGATGCGCGTCGGCCTCGCGGTCGGGCGGAACACGATGACGGGTAACCGGATGCTGACGTTCCACCCGCGATAG
- a CDS encoding alpha/beta fold hydrolase translates to MDARSLAKAAGVGVAAAGSLAALNRLLTQPADSLEPPLAGVQRTYRWRGMDVAYTEAGPEDAPTVVLLHGINAAGSSGEFRTVFDDLATDYHVVAPDLPGFGRSDRPPLQYSAALYEDFVADFLAEYDSPSVLVSSLTTAYVASALSDPYADVSVSRLVAVCPTAIAGPDRLTWLRELVRAPLVGTALFNLLASKASIRYFNADHGYYDMDSVSDEWMAYEWETAHQPNARFAPASFISGFLNSEADLGAALSGLDVPVTFVWGREADITPLADGRDLADEADARLVVIDDAKLLPHVEHPAAFLDTVREALAAPA, encoded by the coding sequence ATGGACGCTCGAAGCCTCGCGAAGGCCGCCGGTGTCGGCGTCGCCGCCGCCGGGAGCCTCGCGGCCCTCAACCGCCTTCTCACCCAGCCCGCCGACTCGCTCGAACCCCCGCTCGCCGGCGTGCAGCGGACGTACCGCTGGCGCGGGATGGACGTCGCGTACACCGAAGCGGGGCCCGAGGACGCCCCGACGGTCGTCCTCCTCCACGGCATCAACGCCGCGGGCTCGTCCGGCGAGTTCCGGACGGTGTTCGACGACCTCGCGACCGACTACCACGTCGTCGCGCCCGACCTTCCCGGGTTCGGCCGTTCGGACCGTCCCCCGCTCCAGTACTCCGCCGCACTGTACGAGGACTTCGTCGCCGACTTCCTCGCGGAGTACGACTCCCCGTCGGTGCTCGTCTCCTCGCTCACTACGGCGTACGTCGCCAGCGCGCTCTCGGACCCCTACGCCGACGTCTCCGTCTCGCGACTCGTCGCCGTCTGTCCCACCGCCATCGCCGGCCCCGACCGGCTGACGTGGCTGCGCGAACTCGTCCGCGCGCCGCTGGTGGGGACGGCACTGTTCAACCTGCTCGCCTCGAAAGCCTCGATTCGGTACTTCAACGCCGACCACGGCTACTACGATATGGACAGCGTGTCCGACGAGTGGATGGCGTACGAGTGGGAGACCGCCCACCAGCCCAACGCTCGCTTCGCGCCCGCGTCGTTCATCTCCGGCTTCCTGAACTCGGAGGCCGACCTCGGCGCGGCGCTCTCGGGTCTCGACGTCCCCGTCACGTTCGTCTGGGGGCGGGAGGCCGACATCACGCCGCTCGCGGACGGACGTGACCTCGCCGACGAGGCCGACGCGCGGCTGGTCGTCATCGACGACGCGAAACTGCTCCCACACGTCGAACACCCGGCGGCGTTCCTCGACACGGTGCGAGAGGCGCTGGCGGCACCGGCGTGA